CTCAGGAATCACACAGACCTGTGCCACCAAGTCCCTGGGAATGGTATGGCAACGGGAGGGGGTGCCTGGGAGGAGCAGGACTCCTGGGATGGCATCTGACGAGCATCAGGCTGACAGCCTGGGGAAGGTTCCACTGTTGGGTCTGGCCCTTCGCTGTGGGCTCTGCAGGGCTGCCTCATCCAGGGTCCTCTCTACCTTTTTGAAAATGGTCACAGCTTGGATTTGGGTGTCCTTTCACTTCTCAGCCTCTTACTTCCTACCTGGGGTGATAGTTTATCTTTTCCCCTTGTGGGGGTGACCTTGTCATTGGCCACAGGGGAAACAAGTTCCCAGTGAGGGCCTGTCCACCCCATGACactgagaataaaataatactcCTGTCTTTTAGGATAAGGTGGCTTACTTCTCCTACCCATTCACATTTGAGGCCTCCTTCCTCCACGAGGATGAATCTGCTGGTGAGTGGCCTGGCAGGTCCCTGGCCGTGGGTCTCCGCAGGCCAGGCCATCTCCCGGGGAGGCCTCCTGTGACCTGGCTGCTGCTCCTACTTATGCAGGTGCCCTCCCGGAGTGGCCTGTGCTCTACTGTGAGGTCCACTCACTCGACTTCTGGCAGAGGTATCGCGTGGAAGGCTACGGGGCTGTGGTGCTGCCTGCCACCCCAGGTGACCTCTTGTCCCTGCCCTCCATGTGGCCTATGTGCTCTCGCTCCCAGAAACAAGACTAGCACTTCAGAAGATTTGGCCGCTTCTCGTGAGAAGTAGGGATGATTGGGAAttggaagcacttaacttgcACAATTCCTTGCTCCTTTGGGGGAGATTCCCCTTCTCCATTAGAGACAGCCGGGTGAAGGGACAGCTACCTGAGaagttgagcagctctggtctcCGCTCCCAGCAACTCTTGATTTGACTCCTGGCCTTGAGGGGGGCACTGCATGGGAAGTGGGCTACTGGTGGGTGTGTATTGAGTAGATCGGAAGCCTTTCTGAAGTAACAGCCCTGCCTTCTGTTGTgcgccaggcattgtgctaagtgcttcTCGTTTCATTCTCCCCACCACTTGGTGAGGCGTCGGTGTtgctattatttccattttgctagaTGAGGAGACGGGTTCAGAGAGGTCGAGAAACTTGTCCTGGTGCACAGGTAATAGCTGGCAGAGCAGAAACTGGAATTCTGATTGATTTCCAAATGGGGACCCTAAACCACCATGATGACCTTCACCAGAGGCCAGGTCGTCACCAGGCCAGATGTTTTACTGGTGGCGAGGCCCGTGTCATTGCTGGGGAGTCAGCAAGGGGCCACGTGCCCGTCCCCGCCGCGGCCCCATTCTCCTCTTCCCGCACAGGCGCACACACCCTGAGAGTCTCCACGTGGAGGCCCCTGGAGCTCGGCACCGTGGCTGAGCTGAGGAGGTTTTTCATTGGCGGCTCTCTGGAGCTGGAGGACCTTTCCTACGTGCGGATACCAGGAACCTTCAAGGTGACTTTTGTCTCTGGGGAGACTTCATGCTGGGAACTTATGTCCCTGTTTCTTCTGGAAAATGTGGAACCGGGGTTAAGGCCTCTTGCCCATTGCTTCATTATTGCTTAgtcccttccttcctgtgtcttcaGCTGGAAGTCTTGACCGTATCTTAAACTAAGTACAGACATCCACACGCTGTCCTAGGagagctgtggaaaacagtgcacTTAGAGATCTCCCCTGGTCCCTGTCAGAATAGCCAGTGCCTCCTTCCAGCCCATCCTTGAGGCTTCCAGAATCAGAGGGTTGGCAGGCAGCTTACAAGACTGCTGGTACTCAACGGAGGTTGGAATGTGCCCTGATTTACAGTTGGGAGCCCAATGTTAGCCTTGAGGTGATGGAGTCTGGGTGTTGGAATGAAGTTTCCCCAACAGAACTGTTCTCCCCAAGAATGGGAATAAGAATGGGAGTGAGGCCAGCATGGTGCCTGGGGTCTAGAAGCCAACAGAAACCTGACGCTAACTGGATGCCGCAGGGGGAGCGTCTGAGCCGCTTTGGACTCCGCACGGAGACCACGGGCAGTGTCACCTTCCGCCTACACTGTCTGCAGCAGTCCAGGTGAGTGGCCCTGGCCCTCTGCCTTGGGGCTCTTCATCCCAAGGGCTGGAGAGCAGCCGTGGCCATGTGGCGGGCTCCCCTGCAGGGCCTTCATGGAGTCAAGTTCCCTGCGGAAGAGGATGCGGAGTGTGTTGGACCGTCTGGAGGGTTTCAGCCAGCAGAGTTCCATTCACAATGTGCTGGgtaggctccccctcccccagccagccaCCCAGCATCCACATGGGCCCATTTCCCACCACCATGGCatctgactcctgtgtctgcttcCCTCACAGAGGCCTTCCGTCGAGCCCGGCGCCGCATGCAGGAGGCCCGAGAGAGCCTTCCCCAGGACCTAGTGAGCCCCTCGGGAGCCATGGTCCGCTAGCTCGCTGCAGCCCTGGCCTTCCACATAGAACAACAAGACGACTGGTAGCCAAGGCCATGCCCTCCCGCCTCTTCATCTTTCTGATTAGAGATCACAATGCCCTGCTGAAAGCTGGCATCACTGAGAGAATCCCAGGCCGGCCCCCCCTGCCTCGTCTCCAGCTGCCTCATCTTCAAAGCTGAAGACCCTGTGGCCCTCATGTGGTCCCCTTCTCCATATGTCAGACACTGCAAGTGGGCATCACAAGGCAGGCTTTTTGGTTTGAGGGCAGTTTGGGGGTGGGCCCAGAGTTAATTCTGTCCTCGCCTCAGCCTCCTCCTGGCCTGTCTCACagcctcagtggcagagctgcagTGCCTTCCGCTCCACACCTGCTTTATGAACGGAGGCTCGAGAAGGAAGGCAGGCGAGAGAGATCTCACAGTCCCGGCCTGAGTCCAGCTCCTCTTCCCAGGGTAGCCTCCCCTACTACCGGGAGCTAGCTACATTTGCGATAGAACTTATTTCTGGAGTAAATGAAGGCTGAAGGCAGTGCCCAGTCCTTTCTGCTAGCTGGCTGGTatcttttattgtgtttttttacATAAAGACTTTTTATACTGACTGATATTCTGTCCCCTGATTTTCTGTTCAGGTCGCTGGCGTGGCTGAGGTATTCTCCTCCTTAATGCCGAGGCCCCCATGCCGCTGCCTTTCCCAGTCCCTGCCTTTTTGTA
This portion of the Vicugna pacos chromosome 29, VicPac4, whole genome shotgun sequence genome encodes:
- the LOC140690211 gene encoding tectonic-like complex member MKS1 isoform X7, with product MTTAASEMPSFLVERMANVRRRRQDRRGMEGGILKSRIVTWEPSEEFVRNNHVINTPLQTMYIMADLGPYGKLGYKKYEHVLCTLKVDSNGVITVKPDFTGLKGPYRIETEGEKPELWKYTIDNVSSLAQPEEEEREQRVFKDLYGRHKEYLSSLVDTDFETTVPGALRLFVNGEVVSAQGYEYDNLYVHFFVELPTTNWSSPAFQQLSGITQTCATKSLGMDKVAYFSYPFTFEASFLHEDESAGALPEWPVLYCEVHSLDFWQRYRVEGYGAVVLPATPGAHTLRVSTWRPLELGTVAELRRFFIGGSLELEDLSYVRIPGTFKGERLSRFGLRTETTGSVTFRLHCLQQSRAFMESSSLRKRMRSVLDRLEGFSQQSSIHNVLEAFRRARRRMQEARESLPQDLVSPSGAMVR
- the LOC140690211 gene encoding tectonic-like complex member MKS1 isoform X6: MAGRTDESLLTLTLTDSPTWRREGGILKSRIVTWEPSEEFVRNNHVINTPLQTMYIMADLGPYGKLGYKKYEHVLCTLKVDSNGVITVKPDFTGLKGPYRIETEGEKPELWKYTIDNVSSLAQPEEEEREQRVFKDLYGRHKEYLSSLVDTDFETTVPGALRLFVNGEVVSAQGYEYDNLYVHFFVELPTTNWSSPAFQQLSGITQTCATKSLGMDKVAYFSYPFTFEASFLHEDESAGALPEWPVLYCEVHSLDFWQRYRVEGYGAVVLPATPGAHTLRVSTWRPLELGTVAELRRFFIGGSLELEDLSYVRIPGTFKGERLSRFGLRTETTGSVTFRLHCLQQSRAFMESSSLRKRMRSVLDRLEGFSQQSSIHNVLEAFRRARRRMQEARESLPQDLVSPSGAMVR